A segment of the candidate division TA06 bacterium genome:
AACCTAAAGGATGTGGAAGCTCTGTGCCCGCCATCGTAAATGGTCTCGGCGTCTCTCTCACACCCACAAAAGGCAAATGGTAGCAGACACAATAAGATGAACTTTTTCATTCGGACCTTAGGTATGGTGGGTACTATCCAAGATTTCTTCCTCAAAGACGACAGAGTTGTCACTTCCCAGACATTATTCTATCTCACCGTCCACAAGGAAGTCAATGCGAATGTAGACGCGCATTTGCCTGTAATCGCAAACCTCGTGATTTGCGGTCTTTGGTTTGATTTTCTATTTTCGATTTTCGATCTTCGTCTTCATGTCTTGGTTAGTGCCATCGTGAGGCATAAGTCAACGAAACAATGCAGCTGGGGGTGCCGGAGCCCGGGTCGTCTGAGCAGGCTATGTCGGTCAGGACGTGCTCAATCTGTACCGGATTCATCTGTGATAATACCCTGATAACGAGTATCAAAACATGTCAAAGACTGAGATATGCAATGAATCGAAAAGCAAAGACACGCTACAGGGCCATATAACTCAGGACTCGCGGTGTGGTCGCGATGGGCACCAGAGAGGCGAAGGCCCCACACGTAGCGAACATCTCTAGGTCAAGCCCCTCACCGACTTCAAGATGCCCCTTTACGGAGACTAGACTTCGTGATAGAATTGTGCTGGCATTACTGATGAAAGGCAGATGTCTGGCACACCAGTTTCTGCGATGATAAATTCGACAAGAACGATGATCACACTTGGAAGGTTCTTAGCATTTCTCCTATTGTGCTCCGGCCTTCTGAATCCCCCAACAGTCGGTGCGAGCGCAGACCCGGACGAGCAGATAATCTGCGGTGGAATCGTCATTGCGGAAAAGGCGTTGCTTCGCTCGGAACCCGACAGTGGTTCAGCGGTCATTAAGAAGCTCCAGTTCGGCACACCCTTCTACAGCCTTGGCGATCCCGAAGTGCCCAAGAGGTCGAACAGAAGGGACTATCCTGGGCGGGAACCGCCTCCGTGGTTTCACGTGCTTCTTCCCGATAGCACCACCTATGGCTGGATTGCAGGCACAGAAGGCAGGGAAGCTGTGTTCGTGTATACAGGTCTTGAAGGTCCTGATTTCCACCTCCTCTGGTACATAGGTTCCCGACGAGATGATTTTGCCTACCAGAGATATCTTGTCGGCCTGAGGTCTCTGCATGAGAAAAACTATGAGACTGCGGAGCGTCTATTCAGACAACTTCTAGACAATCAGCCTGAAGTCGAGATACGATACTACGATAACTACATATTGACTAGGGGTAGCGCAAGAACAGGTGCCTCAATGGGCCTGGCGATAATGTACAGGTCTATGAGGGAATACGAGAAAGCTCTTGAACACTACGAGATGATTGTTTCGGACAGCACCATTCCTACCGAGGCAAGAGCTAAAGCCGGGTTGATGATGATAAGGATCTATGATCACGATCTGCGAGACCACGATTCGGGCCTGCAGACTGCCTACCGGATAATGGTTGCATTCCCAGGACAACCGACAAACGGCTTTGAGCACTACGGCAAGGCTGATGTTGAAGCGGGGGAATATGCCTTTCGCATGTTGAGTGAGGAGCCACCAAGCCCCCCCGAGCTCCTTATTCACGGTCACAAAATGATAGGTCTTGCGTCGGATCCGACAGTGAAGATGATTGGACATGTCCTACTCTGTAAAGGGTATAGAAGACAGAAAGAGTATGAAAGGTTGAAGGATACTGCAATGCAGGCAGTGCTCCGGTGGCCAACCGCTACTGGTGCGGGCTACAAGGAGGACATGCGCGTTGACTACTCCCGGGAGGTTCTTGAGCTAGTAGTCGAATCACTGACTGAAGACCTTGATGACTACGATCAAGCACTCGCTTTCTGTGAGGAGTTAATCTCAGAAACAGAGCACCCCACACTGCACAAGAATCTGCTCTGCGCCAGAGCTCGGCTTCTTGATGTTCTGCAGACCTCGAAAGAAGCTGTTGTCAGTGCTTACCAAGAATGCAACCATTGGAGAGTGCGTAAAAGGTTGAATACCATCCTGTCCTTTCAGGAATACGAAGCCATCATTTCAGTGGGGCAAGTGGCTGTGAAATCGAGGCCGGCCCGTCAAGCAAAGGATCTCTTCATCCTGTCGAAAAGGAACCGCGTGACTGTCCTTTACGAGGATCCCAAGCGTTACGACCAAGAAGACTGGCTGAAGATCCAGGCAAGCGGAGATCGGATTGGGTGGGTGGAGAGATCCACCTTTACACCAGAATGATGGTTCATCACATCTTGACAAGGCTAACAGCGATGTCCTACGAAGAGTTTGTCCGGTGAACTTCCTATGATAATACTGTGATAAACCAGAATCAAATCCTGTTTACTCTGTGTTAAAGGTCACAAACGTAGCGCGGCGAGCCTGTTACAGAGAGTTAACCCTGAGGGATACCGAAGGGAGATGCTTCGCTCCGGGTGGCTCCGATCAGCATGAACTCCTGTGAAGTCAAAATCTGCGATAAGCCAAAGGCCGACTTTCTATTATCTTGTCGGCCTTGGAGTTACGCAAACACCCTGAAATGGATTTCAAATCCACTGCCGACCAGCCTGCCCTTCGGTTTACGAACATAGTGAGCCGGAGGGTTAGGTCTAGCCCTCCATAGTCAGAAATTATGATACAGATAGTGCGCCGGCCTGTCAACTTGAATCCCTTCACCATGATGCCTCTAGTTGAGTGCAGAGTGTTGCCTGTCCCCACAGGCAATTGAAGTTCTGAAGAGAATTTGCGCATAGAAGAATGAAGGGATGAAGAAAAAAGGACCTTTAGGGGACAAAAGGAAGGCTATGGCCTTCATGAAGAAGCGGTTTCCTTGAGGGGGAGTTCGGACAATCAAAAGACCCTAGCGTCTTGAATGAAGTAGTATATGTCTTGGCTTGGTATAAGCATTCACATATACTCACCGATTACTTTGATGTATTCTTTGAAAAATGGATTTGAAAACATGAATCGCCCTTAAAGCTGCGGACGGTGCTTGACTTCTTGACCCGACTACGTCTCTCGGGGCTTTCCCACTCCGCCTGCATGACTCCGTGGGATTTTGCGTGGGGCTTCGCTACCTGGGGTCAGAGCTTCAATTTCGACATCTGAGGTCTGACCCCATATCGGTTCCAGCTGAGATGGGGTGGATTTTAGGTGAATATCCTACTTGACAGGATTCGCTAATTCTGTACAATACTGGGCAAGCAGAGAAAGCCTGAGATCAGAGATGTAAGTACCTGCCCATAACCAGCCTTGAGGACATGGTGTAGTCCGTCCGGAGAGGAGAAGTCTCTCCAGGAATTTGGGCCAACTGAGTTGGCATCAACATGAGCTTTCGGTCGGTCAGAACCACGAGCGGAACAAAACGGGGGTGAGCATGGTCCCTTACGGCAATAGGGGCAAGAACAGAGGCAGAGGAAAACGTAAGGATAAGAAGAAAAAGCAGAGGCCAAAGCAGAGGAAGAGGCGGATAAGAACGAGCAAGGTCGTAACCAGAGAACAGGAGCTGAGGTTCGTCGCAGATCTGGAGAAACGCAGTGGTAAGCCAATTTCGGAGTGGTTTGAGATCCTGAGGAAATTCGATCCTCAGAAGAAGCTCCTTCAGGAAGAGCTTGGCTCACATCTCGCAAGTAACTTCAGAGTTGGTAAGTGGGATGGAAAACTGATTGCATTCTACTACCAACATCCTGAAAGACTGGAACCACCTGTCGAGGTTGAATCGCCAGCATCGGATCCCGACAAAGCCGCCTGCGCTTCTCAACCACCCGACGCCAACAGCTAGCTCCGGCGGTCAGGACCGACTGCGCTTCTTCACCACACGATCCCAACAACCAGCTTCGGCGGTCAGGGCCTTCTAGGGGAGCCGCGAATTCGTGGGCGGAAAGGACCAACAGCATGGCTGCCTTTAGATTTCCTTCTGCAATTTGAAGTTTGAGGTTTGTAGTTTGGGATTTGATATTTTGTAAGATGGAGACTGTGTTCTTAACCGGAACACTTACATGAAAATCCGAACAATAACGACGTTCAGTAACCTGTCATACCCGGCCAAACCCGATGAGTTGGAGAATATTGCGAGTTTCAACAAAAGGGCAAAGCGGCTCCTGGAGGATCGAGGATTTGAGGTGCAGGAGACGCGGATTGCCACCAACTTCTTCGAGGGTGCCAGGCTGAATCTGAGTTACGAGGATGTGCTTCCGTGGGTGATCAACATCCAATCCATCTGTGACAGCTGTGGCATCGACTTCGTCAGCCTGGGGACGATAAGACCCGGAGTGAAGCCATCAGTCTACGAACTGATACCTGAGATAATATCTGAGACAGAAACCGTTTCTCTTTGTGTTTCTCTGACTCTGCCCGGTAGAGGGCCAGTCGCACACGCGGTCAGAGAGGCTGCGGCGGCGATTAAGCGAATCTCAGAGCGGACTGAGCGTGGGGCTGGAAATTTCAGATTCGGGGTTGTTGCCAACTGCCCTCCTTTCGTTCCCTTCTTTCCTTCGGGGTACCACGACGGTGGGCATCCCCATTTTTCGGTAGGGTTCGAGTCTGGGGGCAGCCTCTATGCTGTTGCCCACCAGGCACCAAACGCAGAGGCCGCAGTTGCTATTCTCCTGGGAGAGATGGAGTTTGAGTTGGAAAAGGTCGGGGCAGCTTGTGAAGAGCTTTCCAGATCGGAAAGGATTGACTTTGCGGGAGCGGACATTTCTTTGAACCCCGGAGTTCTGGAGACGGAGAGCATCTGCTTGGCTGTGGAGAAGCTTGCAGGAGGAACGCTCGGGTGCTCCGGGACGCTAAGGATAGTGGCCATGCTGGTTGATGCTTTGGGCAAAGTGGAAATCGACATGTGTGGATATTCTGGCATTTTTCTTCCGGTCCTGGAGGACTATGGTCTAGTTAAAAGGGCGAATGAAGGAAAAATGAGCCTTGCGCTTCTTCTGGCCATATCTGCGGTATGTGGCGCGGGGTTGGATGCTATCCCACTGCCTGGAGATATTTCACTCGAAAAACTCGAGGCGATTCTCTTTGATGTTGCTGCTCTGAGTTCAAGAACAGGCAAGCCTCTATCAGCAAGACTCCTTCCAGCTCCCGGGAAAGGGGTTGGGGAGAAGACCGAGTTTGGCATTCCGTTTCTTATAGATTGCGCTACTATTGCACCTTGAGGAACTGCAAACTATAAGCTATCGAAGATCCTGTCTGCCGGGGCCGTTTCACGGCCTCGCGAGCACTTCGCTCTGCTCAGCATAAACTCCGTCGAGGGGAGCGTTGTCGAAGGACGAACTGGAAATGCGAACTGGTCAGCTGTCTTGAGCTCTCAGGCGTAGGTTGTGGAAAAGGCAGCAAACCTTTGGAGTCTATGATTTGGGATTTGTTTCGAAGTTGGAATTTGTCTTGAGTTTGGGATTTGGGTTATTGGTTATTGGTCATTGTTTGGAAATCGGGAATTGGAATTTGTGATTTGCTTTCTAGAAGGGGGCTGCATCTGTCAACAGTCAGAGTGAGGCTTGGGCCGAGTCCCACAGGCTATCTCCATGTAGGTACCGCCAGGATAGCATTGTACAATTGGTTATACGCCAAACAGAAAGACGGCACGTTTATACTGAGGATTGAGGACACGGATTTCGCCAGATCGAGCAAAGACATGACCGAGAAAGTCCTCGTGGGCCTTGAGTGGCTCGGCCTGAAATGGGGAGAAGGGCCATACTACCAGTCACAAAGGCTCGAGCTCTATTCTGAATACAAAGAGAAGCTCATCCAGACTGACACGACCTATTACTGCTATTGCTCTCCCGAGGAACTGGCGTCAAGGAAAGCGGCTACCCTCAGGCAGAAGAAGCCGTGGAAGTATGACAGAAAGTGTCTGAGGCTGTCTGCAGATGAGAGGGAAGCGCTCGACTCAAAGGGTGTGCCAAAGGCGCTTCGCTTTCGTGTTGCTGAAGGCAGGACCTCTTTTGAGGATGGAGTTCACGGCCATCTGGAAAAAGACAACTCGGACATAGAAGATTTCATTTTGGTGAGATCGGACGGCGTTCCTACCTACAATTTTGCTGTGGTTATCGATGATCACGACATGGGGATAACGCATGTCATAAGAGGCGTCGACCATCTTTCAAACACTTTCAAACAAGTTCTGATTTTTGACGCCTTGAGTTTATCCAGGCCTCTGTTCTACCATCAGCCGCTGATACTTGCAGAGGATAAGTCTAAGCTCTCGAAGAGACACGGAGCAGTCTCGGTTATGGAGCTCAAAGAGGCAGGGTATCTTCCAGAAGCACTCATTAACTTCTTGGCTCTGCTTGGATGGTCTCCCGGAACCGGTGAAGAAATCTTCAGTACGGATGATCTCATCAGGGAGTTCTCATTTGATAGGGTGATAAAAAGGGGTGCTGTATTCGACAGGGAAAAGTTGGAGTGGATGAACGGTCAGTACATAAACCGGATGGAACCGGATGAACTCTTTGACGCAGCACTTCCTTTTCTGAAAAGCGGTGGGTTGGTAGACGATAGAATGGCGGCAGAAAAGAGGGAGTGGATAGTGAAGGTTCTCAACCTTCTGAAAGAGAGAGCGAGG
Coding sequences within it:
- a CDS encoding glutamate--tRNA ligase, producing the protein MSTVRVRLGPSPTGYLHVGTARIALYNWLYAKQKDGTFILRIEDTDFARSSKDMTEKVLVGLEWLGLKWGEGPYYQSQRLELYSEYKEKLIQTDTTYYCYCSPEELASRKAATLRQKKPWKYDRKCLRLSADEREALDSKGVPKALRFRVAEGRTSFEDGVHGHLEKDNSDIEDFILVRSDGVPTYNFAVVIDDHDMGITHVIRGVDHLSNTFKQVLIFDALSLSRPLFYHQPLILAEDKSKLSKRHGAVSVMELKEAGYLPEALINFLALLGWSPGTGEEIFSTDDLIREFSFDRVIKRGAVFDREKLEWMNGQYINRMEPDELFDAALPFLKSGGLVDDRMAAEKREWIVKVLNLLKERARTLRDFVTLGQYFFADQFSYDEKGVKKHFSDADVGERLKSLRNAFSSASSYSKEDVETLLRGLAEKLGVKAARLIHPARMAVTGLQVGPGLFEIMELLGKERVVDRLDRAVEFIHNL
- a CDS encoding DUF711 family protein; translation: MKIRTITTFSNLSYPAKPDELENIASFNKRAKRLLEDRGFEVQETRIATNFFEGARLNLSYEDVLPWVINIQSICDSCGIDFVSLGTIRPGVKPSVYELIPEIISETETVSLCVSLTLPGRGPVAHAVREAAAAIKRISERTERGAGNFRFGVVANCPPFVPFFPSGYHDGGHPHFSVGFESGGSLYAVAHQAPNAEAAVAILLGEMEFELEKVGAACEELSRSERIDFAGADISLNPGVLETESICLAVEKLAGGTLGCSGTLRIVAMLVDALGKVEIDMCGYSGIFLPVLEDYGLVKRANEGKMSLALLLAISAVCGAGLDAIPLPGDISLEKLEAILFDVAALSSRTGKPLSARLLPAPGKGVGEKTEFGIPFLIDCATIAP
- a CDS encoding SH3 domain-containing protein, with translation MSGTPVSAMINSTRTMITLGRFLAFLLLCSGLLNPPTVGASADPDEQIICGGIVIAEKALLRSEPDSGSAVIKKLQFGTPFYSLGDPEVPKRSNRRDYPGREPPPWFHVLLPDSTTYGWIAGTEGREAVFVYTGLEGPDFHLLWYIGSRRDDFAYQRYLVGLRSLHEKNYETAERLFRQLLDNQPEVEIRYYDNYILTRGSARTGASMGLAIMYRSMREYEKALEHYEMIVSDSTIPTEARAKAGLMMIRIYDHDLRDHDSGLQTAYRIMVAFPGQPTNGFEHYGKADVEAGEYAFRMLSEEPPSPPELLIHGHKMIGLASDPTVKMIGHVLLCKGYRRQKEYERLKDTAMQAVLRWPTATGAGYKEDMRVDYSREVLELVVESLTEDLDDYDQALAFCEELISETEHPTLHKNLLCARARLLDVLQTSKEAVVSAYQECNHWRVRKRLNTILSFQEYEAIISVGQVAVKSRPARQAKDLFILSKRNRVTVLYEDPKRYDQEDWLKIQASGDRIGWVERSTFTPE